One region of Paucibacter aquatile genomic DNA includes:
- a CDS encoding type VI secretion system Vgr family protein encodes MGMNSAAGAHLRFRAMTASEALSTPFEFQVSAISSEATLSADDLLGTAAAVSLRLDASNTRWFHGLVSAFSFQGMEGRNFVYQLTLRPGLWLLTRSSDLRIFQDLSVPEILEQVFADYSGSVVQELSGSYAKRAFCVQYRESDFNFVSRLMEEEGIFYFFRHSESRHELVIADSSSAHVAMAGFETIPFLAEGNALTQQSAIHSWQMRSEVQTGKVVLRDYNYLTPDTDLSSSPATASRSHAEAGHEVYDYPGGYEAKAAGDARALVQLDEAQAQFGRFHGKGDSPGLCAGGRFKLSKHPRSDQNAEYLVLSTRIEMKRGGYESGVGAGSLGSAFGLQCEFELQRFDQAFRPRRLSRKPSVAGPQTAVVVGDADPGDIVTDEHGRVKIQFHWDRIGTKTAASSCWVRVASPSAGNGFGMVSLPRLGQEVVVDFLEGDPDRPLITGRVYNAQQKPPYELPAHATVSTLKSRSKLGGAAEFNELRFEDKKGEEYVLLHAQKDRLDFVEETYKSEIGKDEHRSLKGNRHDKVEGEMHLSVLKDLKQAVDGKLDLTVGKDLVFKSGGVFSLKTDKDITAKSGAAISMESSADLHLKIGANIGAEASQNLHLKAGMNVVIEAGTQITIKAGSSSIVLGPDGVSITGTMVKLNSGGSPGSGSGASPVSPLDPEAPQAPEAPEDPLTHR; translated from the coding sequence ATGGGGATGAACAGCGCGGCTGGCGCCCATCTGCGCTTTCGCGCCATGACGGCGTCCGAGGCGCTGTCCACGCCGTTTGAGTTCCAGGTTTCCGCCATCTCCTCGGAGGCCACCCTGTCGGCCGACGATCTGCTGGGCACGGCGGCGGCGGTCTCGCTGCGCCTGGATGCGTCCAACACCCGCTGGTTCCATGGCCTGGTCAGCGCCTTTTCCTTCCAGGGCATGGAAGGGCGTAACTTCGTCTACCAGCTGACGCTGCGCCCGGGCCTGTGGCTGCTGACGCGGTCCAGCGACCTGCGCATCTTCCAGGACTTGAGCGTGCCCGAGATCCTGGAGCAGGTGTTCGCCGACTACAGCGGCAGCGTGGTGCAGGAGCTGAGCGGCAGCTATGCCAAGCGGGCGTTCTGCGTGCAGTACCGCGAAAGCGACTTCAATTTCGTCTCGCGCCTGATGGAAGAAGAGGGCATCTTCTACTTCTTCCGCCACAGCGAATCGCGCCACGAGCTGGTGATTGCCGACAGCAGCAGCGCCCACGTGGCCATGGCGGGCTTTGAGACCATTCCCTTCCTGGCCGAGGGCAATGCCCTGACCCAGCAGAGCGCCATCCACAGCTGGCAGATGCGCAGCGAGGTGCAGACCGGCAAGGTCGTGCTGCGCGACTACAACTATCTGACGCCCGACACCGACCTGAGCAGCTCGCCGGCCACGGCCAGCCGCAGCCATGCCGAGGCCGGCCACGAGGTCTACGACTACCCCGGTGGCTACGAAGCCAAGGCCGCTGGCGATGCGCGCGCGCTGGTCCAGCTCGATGAAGCACAGGCGCAGTTCGGCCGCTTTCATGGCAAGGGCGACTCGCCGGGCCTGTGCGCCGGGGGGCGGTTCAAGCTGAGCAAGCATCCGCGCAGCGACCAGAACGCCGAGTACCTGGTGCTGTCCACCCGCATCGAGATGAAGCGCGGCGGCTATGAGTCCGGCGTGGGGGCGGGCAGCTTGGGCTCGGCCTTTGGCCTGCAGTGCGAGTTTGAGTTGCAGCGCTTTGACCAGGCCTTCCGGCCGCGCCGCCTGAGCCGCAAGCCCAGCGTCGCCGGGCCGCAGACCGCGGTGGTGGTCGGCGATGCCGACCCGGGCGACATCGTCACCGATGAACATGGTCGCGTGAAGATCCAGTTCCACTGGGACCGCATCGGCACCAAGACTGCCGCCAGCAGCTGCTGGGTGCGTGTGGCCAGCCCCTCGGCCGGCAATGGCTTTGGCATGGTTTCCCTGCCGCGCCTGGGCCAGGAAGTGGTGGTCGATTTTCTGGAAGGCGATCCGGACCGCCCGCTGATCACCGGCCGGGTCTACAACGCCCAGCAGAAGCCGCCCTACGAGTTGCCGGCCCATGCCACGGTCAGCACCCTGAAGAGTCGCAGCAAGCTGGGCGGTGCGGCCGAGTTCAACGAGCTGCGCTTCGAAGACAAGAAGGGCGAGGAGTATGTGCTGCTCCATGCCCAAAAAGACCGCCTGGACTTTGTCGAGGAAACCTACAAGAGCGAGATTGGCAAGGACGAGCACCGCAGCCTGAAGGGCAACCGCCACGACAAGGTCGAGGGCGAAATGCATCTGAGCGTGCTCAAAGACCTGAAGCAGGCGGTCGACGGCAAGCTTGACCTGACCGTGGGCAAGGACCTGGTGTTCAAGAGCGGGGGGGTGTTCAGCCTCAAGACCGACAAGGACATCACGGCCAAATCGGGCGCGGCCATCTCGATGGAATCGAGCGCTGACCTGCACCTCAAGATCGGCGCCAATATCGGCGCCGAGGCCAGCCAGAACCTGCATCTCAAGGCGGGCATGAATGTGGTCATTGAGGCGGGCACGCAGATCACCATCAAGGCGGGCAGCTCGTCCATCGTGTTGGGGCCGGACGGCGTGTCCATCACTGGCACGATGGTGAAGCTCAACTCGGGCGGCTCGCCGGGCAGCGGCAGCGGCGCCAGCCCGGTGTCACCGCTGGATCCGGAGGCGCCGCAAGCACCCGAGGCGCCGGAAGATCCCTTGACCCACCGCTGA